One window from the genome of Rhodocyclaceae bacterium encodes:
- a CDS encoding MBL fold metallo-hydrolase, translated as MAVALSGCASVNPYYDPARQHHRPDGFNNLFVDNRRADAPSFWRWQWERLLGEQAPDELYRVRSVPLDAQLLHGNRGDVTVTWIGHSTVLWQIGGLNILTDPHFGDRASPVTFAGPRRMVPLPTTLSALPRIDVVLLSHNHYDHLDRGTVHALAAQPGGPPLFVVPLGVDLWMRDEGIPNVRRMDWWDRIALPGPAGEVVVHFVPVQHWSSRTPWDRHATLWGGYVVEGAAGQLPYRMLFVGDTGYSPDFRVLGERFGGFDFSLIPVGCYEPRWFHASMHVNEDEAVRIHLDVRSRLSMGIHWGAFRLCDEPVHAPLDELPRARARHGVPDEAFVLFNPGQTRVLAAAAR; from the coding sequence CTGGCGGTTGCGCTGTCCGGCTGCGCGTCGGTCAACCCGTACTACGACCCCGCGCGGCAGCACCATCGTCCCGACGGTTTCAACAACCTGTTTGTCGACAATCGACGCGCCGACGCGCCCAGCTTCTGGCGCTGGCAATGGGAGCGGCTGCTCGGCGAGCAGGCACCGGACGAGCTGTACCGCGTGCGCAGCGTGCCGCTGGACGCGCAGCTGTTGCACGGCAATCGTGGTGACGTCACCGTCACCTGGATCGGTCACTCCACCGTGCTGTGGCAGATAGGTGGCCTCAACATCCTCACCGACCCGCACTTCGGCGACCGCGCCTCGCCGGTGACCTTCGCTGGGCCGCGGCGCATGGTGCCCCTGCCCACCACGCTGTCTGCGCTGCCGCGTATCGACGTGGTGCTGCTCAGCCACAACCACTACGACCACCTGGACCGTGGCACCGTGCACGCGCTGGCGGCGCAGCCCGGCGGGCCACCGCTGTTCGTGGTGCCGCTGGGCGTGGACCTGTGGATGCGCGACGAGGGTATCCCGAACGTGCGCCGCATGGACTGGTGGGACCGCATCGCGCTGCCCGGGCCGGCCGGCGAGGTGGTGGTGCACTTCGTGCCGGTGCAGCACTGGTCGAGCCGCACGCCCTGGGACCGCCACGCCACGCTGTGGGGCGGCTACGTCGTCGAGGGCGCGGCGGGCCAGCTGCCCTACCGGATGCTCTTCGTTGGCGACACCGGCTACTCGCCCGACTTCAGGGTGCTGGGCGAGCGCTTCGGGGGCTTCGACTTCTCGCTGATCCCGGTGGGTTGCTACGAGCCGCGCTGGTTCCACGCCAGCATGCACGTCAACGAAGACGAGGCCGTTCGCATCCACCTCGACGTGCGCAGCCGACTGTCGATGGGCATCCACTGGGGCGCCTTCCGGCTGTGTGACGAGCCCGTCCACGCGCCGCTGGACGAGTTGCCCCGGGCCCGGGCGCGCCACGGCGTGCCCGACGAGGCCTTTGTGCTGTTCAACCCGGGCCAGACCCGCGTGCTCGCCGCGGCCGCACGGTGA
- a CDS encoding DUF3313 domain-containing protein, with amino-acid sequence MRTSGILVIAAALTLAATLSGCAGSHKDKGQPIPQSGFLPDYNLLSEVGGTPKDVKLWRYRDASVNPATYTSIIIDPIDIKHVAYTKEITPEIVAQTKATLQAAIHEAVGSRGSMKIVSTPGPGVARISVAITGAEIDPAGLKLYDFTPIGLVVNAASHAGGVNSKIPAMVVESKIVDSMSRAFLGGGVVTVQGDSFRTGSGSIESFQNMARKAVQAAVMTPAQ; translated from the coding sequence ATGAGAACATCAGGAATTCTCGTTATCGCCGCGGCTCTGACTCTCGCCGCGACCCTCTCCGGTTGCGCCGGCAGCCATAAAGACAAGGGTCAGCCCATTCCGCAGTCTGGTTTCCTGCCCGACTACAACCTCCTGAGCGAAGTCGGTGGAACGCCGAAAGACGTCAAGCTGTGGCGTTACCGCGATGCGTCGGTCAACCCGGCGACCTATACCTCGATCATCATCGATCCGATCGATATCAAGCATGTTGCCTACACCAAGGAAATCACGCCCGAAATCGTCGCTCAGACCAAGGCAACTTTGCAGGCTGCGATCCACGAAGCGGTTGGCAGTCGGGGCTCGATGAAAATCGTGAGTACCCCTGGGCCTGGCGTCGCCCGCATCTCGGTTGCCATCACCGGTGCCGAGATCGACCCTGCAGGACTGAAGCTCTACGATTTCACGCCGATTGGACTGGTGGTCAATGCTGCATCGCATGCCGGCGGCGTCAACTCGAAGATCCCGGCAATGGTGGTCGAGAGCAAGATCGTGGACAGCATGTCGCGTGCCTTTCTGGGCGGCGGCGTGGTGACCGTGCAGGGCGATTCTTTCCGAACCGGAAGCGGATCGATCGAATCCTTCCAGAACATGGCAAGGAAGGCGGTTCAGGCAGCGGTGATGACCCCCGCTCAATAA
- a CDS encoding MBL fold metallo-hydrolase codes for MTTHAFAAPVVDALSVRVLVDSRYERFLPRMDHPHVKIEHVGRIIGRPESTFACEWGLSLHLTSEKDGAKAQYVLDFGYTPEIINRNFELLGIEPGKINGLILSHGHLDHFGGLQGFVKQHRGQMRDDLALYVGGETIFRTKWVKEGGETLPWCTLDRAALEAQKVLPVCCPQPQALDGAFTSGYIERTSFETVTGGSLVVDDHFTPTERAGNLVKDTHPDEHATCYIVKGKGLVVISSCGHTGIINTVRSAMKAANTDKVHAVMGGFHLGPAPVDYLQHTLKELQAINPDVIVPMHCTGERFIDMLRQQMPDRVVYSNVGSRYTFGLQ; via the coding sequence ATGACCACCCATGCATTTGCCGCGCCCGTCGTCGACGCCCTTTCCGTACGCGTGCTGGTGGATTCGCGCTACGAGCGCTTCCTGCCGCGGATGGACCATCCGCACGTGAAGATCGAGCACGTCGGCCGCATCATCGGCCGGCCGGAGAGCACGTTTGCCTGCGAGTGGGGCCTGTCGCTGCATCTGACCTCGGAGAAGGACGGTGCGAAGGCGCAGTACGTGCTCGACTTCGGCTACACGCCGGAGATCATCAACCGCAACTTCGAACTGCTCGGCATCGAGCCCGGCAAGATCAACGGCCTGATCCTCAGCCACGGCCACCTCGACCATTTCGGCGGCCTGCAGGGCTTCGTCAAGCAGCATCGCGGGCAGATGCGCGATGACCTCGCGCTGTATGTCGGTGGCGAGACCATCTTCCGCACCAAGTGGGTGAAGGAAGGCGGCGAGACCCTGCCGTGGTGCACCCTCGACCGCGCGGCGCTGGAGGCGCAGAAGGTGCTGCCGGTGTGCTGCCCGCAGCCGCAGGCACTGGATGGTGCCTTCACCTCGGGCTACATCGAGCGCACCTCCTTCGAGACCGTGACCGGCGGCTCGCTGGTGGTGGACGACCATTTCACGCCGACCGAGCGCGCGGGCAACCTGGTCAAGGACACCCATCCCGACGAACACGCCACCTGCTACATCGTCAAGGGCAAGGGCCTTGTAGTGATTTCATCCTGCGGCCACACCGGCATCATCAACACCGTGAGGAGCGCGATGAAGGCCGCCAACACCGACAAGGTACACGCCGTGATGGGCGGCTTCCATCTGGGCCCTGCGCCGGTGGATTACCTGCAGCACACGCTGAAGGAACTGCAGGCGATCAATCCCGACGTGATCGTGCCGATGCATTGCACCGGCGAGCGCTTCATCGACATGCTGCGCCAGCAGATGCCGGATCGCGTGGTGTACTCGAACGTGGGCAGCCGCTATACCTTCGGCCTGCAGTAA
- a CDS encoding substrate-binding domain-containing protein, protein MSKELRVMTSGAFTAAHLRLLPAVERITGLKVVTVTTSIGTGDISIPNRLKRGEVADLVICDDSVMQGFIRDGLARAEGRVLLAQSVIGVAVRAGAPAPDIGTVDALRDTLLRATSIGYSASVSGRYLTTELFRRLGIHDEVMPKCQFVGNGQRVGTFIANGEIEIGFQQVSELLPIEGIAHITPLPDEVQLFTTFSAAVGVSAVHPEAAARAIEFLASAEAADDIRATGLEPAAR, encoded by the coding sequence ATGAGCAAAGAATTGCGGGTGATGACTTCAGGCGCATTCACCGCCGCCCACCTCCGGCTGCTGCCCGCCGTCGAACGCATCACTGGACTGAAGGTCGTCACCGTCACCACGTCTATCGGCACCGGGGACATTTCGATCCCCAACCGGCTGAAACGCGGCGAAGTCGCCGACCTCGTGATCTGCGACGACAGCGTCATGCAGGGGTTCATCCGCGACGGCCTCGCACGGGCAGAAGGCCGTGTGCTGCTGGCACAGTCGGTGATCGGGGTCGCGGTACGGGCCGGAGCGCCCGCACCCGACATCGGCACGGTCGACGCCCTGCGCGACACCCTGTTGCGCGCCACCTCGATCGGTTATTCCGCGAGCGTGAGCGGGCGCTACCTCACCACCGAGTTGTTCCGGCGGCTGGGCATCCATGACGAAGTGATGCCGAAGTGTCAGTTCGTCGGCAACGGCCAGCGCGTCGGCACATTCATCGCCAATGGCGAGATCGAAATCGGTTTCCAGCAGGTGAGCGAACTGCTGCCGATCGAGGGCATCGCGCACATCACCCCGCTGCCGGACGAAGTCCAGCTGTTCACGACCTTCAGCGCGGCAGTCGGCGTGAGCGCCGTGCATCCCGAAGCGGCGGCACGCGCGATCGAGTTCCTCGCCTCGGCAGAGGCGGCCGACGACATCCGTGCGACAGGGCTGGAACCTGCTGCACGCTGA
- a CDS encoding tripartite tricarboxylate transporter substrate binding protein, whose product MTQNDKTRRPVPAVPLAGRAALAALAATALLTAAGATRAADAPYPTRPIRIIVPFAPGGGNDIAARFLAQMFQDSFGQQGLVDNRPGAGSTLGTAIAAQAQPDGHTILITHNAIAINESLYAKLPYSVRDFAQVAFIGETTNVLVVHPSMNVKSVKELLVLLRSKKGVFNYASTGAGGTSHLAAEYFKQMTGTDMVHVPYKGTGPALADLVGGATQFMISGAPGTLGFIKGNRLVPLATTGAKRWAQLPDLPTLSEAGVPGYQFDLWYGAHAPAKTPRYIVNRLNAEINKSLQVPALRARLVDAGLDPVALSPEEFTKFVRIETERARKIIQASGARPE is encoded by the coding sequence GTGACCCAGAATGACAAGACCCGTCGCCCGGTTCCGGCAGTTCCCCTGGCTGGACGGGCCGCCCTGGCTGCCCTGGCTGCTACCGCCCTGCTCACCGCCGCGGGTGCGACCCGGGCCGCGGATGCACCCTATCCGACACGGCCGATCCGTATCATCGTGCCGTTCGCCCCCGGCGGCGGCAACGACATTGCTGCGCGCTTCCTTGCGCAGATGTTCCAGGATTCGTTCGGCCAGCAGGGGCTGGTCGACAACCGTCCCGGCGCCGGCAGCACGCTGGGCACCGCGATCGCCGCCCAGGCCCAGCCGGACGGCCACACCATCCTGATCACGCATAACGCGATAGCCATCAACGAAAGCCTGTATGCGAAGCTGCCATACAGCGTGCGCGACTTCGCGCAGGTCGCGTTCATCGGCGAGACCACCAACGTGCTGGTGGTGCATCCATCGATGAACGTGAAGAGCGTGAAGGAACTGCTGGTGCTGCTGCGCTCCAAGAAAGGCGTGTTCAACTACGCGAGCACTGGCGCTGGCGGCACCTCGCACCTGGCGGCCGAATACTTCAAGCAGATGACCGGCACCGACATGGTCCACGTGCCGTACAAGGGCACCGGCCCGGCACTGGCCGACCTGGTCGGTGGAGCGACCCAGTTCATGATCTCGGGCGCACCGGGCACGCTCGGCTTCATCAAGGGCAACCGCCTCGTGCCGCTGGCCACCACAGGCGCGAAGCGCTGGGCCCAGCTGCCCGACCTGCCGACGCTGTCCGAAGCCGGCGTCCCCGGCTACCAGTTCGACCTCTGGTACGGCGCGCACGCCCCGGCGAAGACGCCGCGCTACATCGTCAACCGGCTGAACGCCGAGATCAACAAGTCGCTGCAGGTGCCGGCGCTGCGCGCTCGGCTCGTCGATGCAGGCCTCGATCCGGTGGCCTTGTCGCCGGAAGAGTTCACGAAGTTCGTGCGCATCGAGACCGAGCGGGCGCGCAAGATCATCCAGGCGTCGGGCGCCAGGCCGGAGTAG
- a CDS encoding RNA methyltransferase produces MNQIKELIAHLHSHGAGPRHVAHLLRLWVQALPQGPRRSQPEHFLPQRVRHELPAWQAMLQGLAILQQRHPAEDGSERLLVKLADGKTVESVLLTPERIPGLCVSTQVGCAVGCGFCMTGQGGLLRQLGSAEIVAQLALARTLRPVKKVVFMGMGEPAHNLDAVLEAIELMGSLGNIGHKNLVFSTVGDPRAFERLMALHQGQVRPALALSLHTTKPGLREQLLPRAARITPGELVAAGTAYARATGYPIQYQWTLMQGVNDGDDEIDGIVQLLHGQYAVLNLIPYNSVPGLPWQRPSWERAAEMARLLKRRGILTKLRHSAGQDVDGGCGQLRARSEGSEAQVSAASARRTAISGHPARSNW; encoded by the coding sequence ATGAACCAGATCAAGGAACTCATTGCCCATCTGCACAGCCATGGCGCGGGCCCGCGCCATGTGGCGCACCTGTTGCGCCTGTGGGTTCAGGCCTTGCCGCAGGGCCCGCGCCGCAGCCAGCCCGAGCACTTCCTGCCCCAGCGCGTGCGGCACGAGTTGCCCGCCTGGCAAGCCATGCTGCAGGGCCTGGCCATACTGCAACAGCGCCACCCGGCTGAGGACGGCAGCGAACGCCTGCTGGTGAAGCTGGCCGACGGCAAGACCGTGGAAAGCGTGCTGCTGACGCCCGAGCGCATTCCCGGCCTGTGCGTCAGCACCCAGGTGGGCTGTGCCGTGGGCTGCGGTTTCTGCATGACGGGGCAGGGTGGCCTGCTGCGCCAGCTGGGCAGCGCCGAAATCGTGGCGCAGCTGGCCCTGGCCCGCACGCTGCGGCCAGTGAAGAAAGTGGTCTTCATGGGCATGGGCGAGCCGGCGCACAACCTGGATGCCGTGCTCGAGGCCATTGAACTGATGGGCTCGCTAGGCAACATCGGCCACAAGAACCTGGTTTTCAGCACCGTGGGCGACCCGCGTGCCTTCGAACGCCTGATGGCGCTACACCAAGGCCAGGTGCGCCCGGCGCTGGCGCTGAGCCTGCACACCACCAAGCCGGGCCTGCGCGAACAGCTGCTGCCCCGTGCTGCCCGCATCACGCCGGGCGAATTGGTGGCCGCAGGTACCGCCTACGCGCGGGCCACTGGCTACCCCATCCAGTACCAGTGGACGTTGATGCAGGGCGTGAACGACGGCGACGACGAGATTGACGGCATCGTGCAACTGCTGCACGGCCAGTACGCGGTGCTGAACCTGATTCCCTACAACAGCGTGCCCGGCCTGCCCTGGCAGCGGCCCAGCTGGGAACGTGCGGCCGAAATGGCGCGGCTGCTGAAGCGCCGCGGCATCCTCACCAAGCTGCGCCATTCGGCCGGGCAGGACGTGGACGGTGGCTGCGGCCAACTGCGGGCGCGCAGCGAAGGCAGCGAGGCCCAGGTCAGCGCGGCATCGGCGCGGCGCACAGCCATTTCAGGTCACCCAGCGAGGTCGAACTGGTGA
- a CDS encoding fasciclin domain-containing protein, whose protein sequence is MKRRLWLVCAAAVLASGCASMDSAPVDIAATAAASPDFTILSKAIQVAGLTDTLKGPGPFTVFAPNDAAFRALPKGTLDKLLADPGTLRQVLTYHVVPGKVMAVDVKTSSVKSAQGTALALSRAGAFVTVEDAAVIKGDIQATNGVIHVIDSVLLPPLKK, encoded by the coding sequence ATGAAACGTCGTCTCTGGCTGGTCTGCGCGGCCGCCGTGCTGGCCTCCGGTTGTGCCTCGATGGACAGCGCGCCCGTCGACATCGCGGCCACCGCGGCCGCTTCGCCGGACTTCACGATCCTGTCGAAGGCTATCCAGGTCGCCGGCCTGACCGACACGCTGAAAGGGCCGGGGCCGTTCACGGTGTTCGCCCCGAACGACGCGGCGTTCCGCGCGCTGCCCAAGGGCACGCTCGACAAGCTCCTGGCCGACCCGGGGACGCTGCGCCAGGTGCTCACGTACCACGTCGTGCCGGGCAAGGTGATGGCCGTCGACGTCAAGACGAGCTCGGTCAAGTCGGCGCAGGGCACCGCGCTCGCGCTGTCGCGCGCGGGTGCGTTCGTGACGGTCGAAGATGCCGCTGTGATCAAGGGCGACATCCAGGCCACGAACGGCGTGATCCACGTGATCGACAGCGTCCTGCTGCCGCCGCTGAAGAAGTAG
- a CDS encoding PhnD/SsuA/transferrin family substrate-binding protein: MQPDRIPEFRIRGGDYEHLIGLPGERLGFRFTFEPSSPNDIFKAMMHSRPYEVCEFSLANYLTLRANGEDWVTAIPVFPNRAFRHGTLITRRDSDIVSLAQLGGRRIAVDDYTMTAATWVRGLLEDEYGVDWRSITWVTGRNQRHAAPAGARIDFMEGATEDLLLAGQADASLGFVVKDFQKPLHQRQLRTVLRDAEATELAYYERTGIYPINHCVVVRTDVHQQHPGLLAAVAQSYVDAKREAYARKIGSSLMPWAKNTWARVFDIFGGDPLPYGLTPVNRMVVGKLAGYLQAQGFIDAMPDIDALFTLPEGIAFGE, from the coding sequence ATGCAGCCTGACCGGATACCCGAGTTCCGCATCCGCGGCGGCGACTACGAGCACCTGATCGGCTTGCCCGGCGAGCGGCTGGGCTTCCGCTTCACCTTCGAGCCGTCGTCGCCGAACGACATCTTCAAGGCGATGATGCACAGCCGCCCCTACGAGGTGTGCGAGTTCTCGCTGGCCAACTACCTCACGCTGCGCGCGAACGGCGAGGACTGGGTGACCGCGATCCCGGTGTTCCCGAACCGCGCGTTCCGCCACGGTACGCTGATCACTCGGCGCGACAGCGACATCGTATCCCTGGCACAGCTGGGCGGGCGGCGCATCGCGGTCGACGACTACACGATGACCGCGGCGACCTGGGTGCGCGGCCTGCTCGAGGACGAGTACGGCGTCGACTGGCGATCGATCACCTGGGTCACCGGACGCAATCAGCGCCACGCCGCACCGGCCGGCGCACGCATCGACTTCATGGAAGGCGCGACCGAAGACCTGCTGCTCGCGGGACAGGCCGACGCCAGCCTCGGCTTCGTGGTGAAGGATTTCCAGAAGCCGCTGCACCAGCGCCAGTTACGCACCGTGCTGCGCGATGCAGAGGCGACCGAACTCGCTTACTACGAGCGCACAGGCATCTACCCGATCAACCACTGCGTGGTCGTACGTACCGACGTACATCAGCAGCACCCGGGCCTGCTGGCCGCAGTCGCGCAGTCGTACGTGGATGCCAAGCGCGAGGCCTATGCACGGAAGATCGGTTCGTCGCTGATGCCGTGGGCGAAGAACACCTGGGCGCGCGTGTTCGATATCTTCGGCGGCGACCCGCTGCCCTACGGCCTGACGCCGGTGAACCGGATGGTCGTCGGCAAGCTCGCTGGCTACCTGCAGGCGCAGGGGTTCATCGATGCGATGCCCGACATCGATGCGCTGTTCACGCTGCCTGAAGGGATCGCGTTTGGCGAATAG
- a CDS encoding alpha/beta hydrolase — protein sequence MEHTEVTFFSDGDRIAGYLYTPVDWKPGDAPRPGILVLAGYSGNTQADCTHMMKRLCAEGWFVLGYDYVGFGKSEGKRNRHRPLEQAQNTYDALSYMQTVDGIDPERLAIYGTSFGGANGVWVTAHDERVKVLVTSVGVMNGEEWMRRIRRPWEWLAFKERVLQEARQRVVTGQSTLVPNGEIMLRDPESQRQREMHAQAGHTFQSEERDIESGEAVMRYRPDWVVDKISPRPVLTIYAEHDNLVPPEQQLICHEKCGEPKKLVKLPKAGHYDSYEFRNTEMCQVVYAETIAWFRQYL from the coding sequence ATGGAACACACCGAAGTCACCTTCTTCAGCGACGGCGACCGTATCGCCGGCTACCTCTACACGCCGGTCGACTGGAAGCCGGGCGATGCGCCGCGCCCGGGCATCCTGGTGCTGGCCGGCTACAGCGGCAACACGCAGGCCGACTGCACGCACATGATGAAGCGGCTGTGCGCCGAGGGCTGGTTCGTGCTCGGCTACGACTATGTCGGATTCGGCAAGAGCGAGGGCAAGCGCAACCGGCACCGGCCGCTCGAACAGGCGCAGAACACCTACGACGCACTGAGCTACATGCAGACGGTGGACGGCATCGATCCGGAGCGCCTGGCGATCTACGGCACCAGCTTCGGCGGCGCCAACGGCGTATGGGTCACCGCGCACGATGAACGCGTGAAGGTGCTGGTCACCAGCGTGGGCGTGATGAACGGCGAGGAGTGGATGCGCCGGATTCGCCGGCCGTGGGAGTGGCTTGCATTCAAGGAGCGCGTGCTGCAGGAGGCACGCCAGCGCGTGGTGACCGGCCAGTCGACGCTGGTGCCCAACGGCGAAATCATGCTGCGCGATCCGGAATCGCAGCGGCAGCGCGAGATGCATGCGCAGGCCGGCCACACGTTCCAGAGCGAGGAGCGCGACATCGAGAGCGGCGAGGCGGTGATGCGCTACCGCCCGGACTGGGTCGTGGACAAGATCAGCCCGCGCCCCGTGCTCACCATCTATGCAGAGCACGACAACCTGGTGCCGCCCGAACAGCAGCTGATCTGCCACGAGAAGTGCGGCGAACCGAAGAAGCTGGTCAAGCTTCCGAAGGCCGGCCACTACGACAGCTACGAGTTCCGCAACACCGAGATGTGCCAGGTCGTGTATGCCGAGACGATCGCCTGGTTCCGGCAGTACCTGTAG
- a CDS encoding tripartite tricarboxylate transporter substrate binding protein, which yields MNTLRTFVPLALAAMAAAAHAQPRDFPQRPVRVIVPVPPGGSVDATARLLAPKLSESLGQQVVVDNRAGASTNIGMEVVARAPGDGYTLLANTAPLVANPALFPKLGFTPEKDFAPISLVVNGPVVVVAHPSLPVRDLQGLVRLAKAKPGAINYSSSGAGTLTHLGAELFKYISGANLVHVPYKGGGPAMASTIGGETEVTFQTPLAAVGHIQSGRLRALAVTSGKRLAMLPEVATTAEAGMPRFDFQTWVGLLAPASTPAPIVKLLNEHVVKAARSPEVAERFAREGADVVGSTPEAFRKVIADETALWARVIREMGIKAE from the coding sequence ATGAATACCCTGCGCACGTTCGTACCGCTTGCGCTCGCCGCTATGGCTGCCGCAGCCCATGCCCAGCCGCGCGACTTCCCGCAGCGCCCGGTGCGCGTGATCGTGCCGGTACCGCCCGGCGGCAGCGTGGACGCCACCGCACGCCTGCTGGCGCCGAAGCTGTCCGAGTCGCTCGGCCAGCAAGTGGTGGTCGACAACCGCGCGGGCGCATCGACCAACATCGGCATGGAGGTGGTCGCGCGCGCGCCCGGCGACGGCTACACCTTGCTCGCGAATACCGCGCCGCTGGTAGCCAACCCGGCCCTGTTCCCGAAACTCGGGTTCACGCCCGAGAAGGACTTCGCGCCGATCTCCCTGGTAGTGAACGGCCCGGTGGTCGTGGTCGCGCATCCATCGCTGCCGGTGCGCGACCTGCAGGGTCTGGTCCGCCTGGCGAAGGCGAAGCCGGGCGCGATCAACTACTCGTCCTCCGGTGCGGGCACGCTGACCCACCTGGGCGCGGAACTGTTCAAGTACATCAGTGGCGCGAACCTGGTGCATGTCCCGTACAAGGGCGGTGGTCCGGCCATGGCCTCGACGATCGGCGGCGAGACCGAAGTGACCTTCCAGACGCCGCTCGCGGCCGTCGGCCATATCCAGTCGGGCCGCCTGCGCGCGCTGGCGGTAACCAGCGGCAAGCGGCTCGCGATGCTGCCCGAGGTAGCCACGACGGCCGAAGCCGGCATGCCGCGCTTCGATTTCCAGACCTGGGTCGGCTTGCTGGCCCCGGCGTCGACACCGGCACCGATCGTCAAGCTGCTCAACGAGCACGTGGTCAAGGCAGCGCGTTCACCGGAGGTCGCCGAGCGCTTCGCGCGCGAAGGGGCCGACGTCGTCGGCAGCACACCCGAGGCCTTCCGCAAGGTGATCGCCGACGAAACCGCCCTGTGGGCCCGGGTGATCCGCGAAATGGGCATCAAGGCCGAGTAG
- a CDS encoding DUF808 family protein, which translates to MASGLLALLDDVTALVKVAAAAVDDVAAQAAKAGGKAAGIVIDDAAVTPRYVVGLGADRELPIIRRIAWGSVKNKTLYLLPGALLLSTFAPWSITPLLIAGGMFLCMEGFGKVAELVRPPRAGQPTQAAAPIEPTDPHALEQARVSDAIRTDFILSAEIMAITLATVGDTSLGTKAAVLCLVGLGATFAVYGAVMLIVKADDFGLALARGREPWATPGRLLVRAMPGVLTTLSVVGMLAMLWVGGGIILHALSEYGLKAPEYGIKQLGVAIGALSPIGGDLLGWLVAATLSGVVGLAIGGLTQALVHRVVQPAIQRVKAV; encoded by the coding sequence ATGGCTTCCGGCCTGCTTGCTCTGCTCGACGATGTGACGGCGCTGGTCAAGGTGGCCGCCGCCGCAGTGGACGACGTGGCCGCGCAGGCCGCCAAGGCGGGCGGCAAGGCCGCCGGCATCGTGATCGACGATGCTGCAGTCACGCCGCGCTACGTGGTCGGGCTGGGTGCCGATCGCGAGTTACCGATCATCCGCAGGATCGCCTGGGGCTCCGTCAAGAACAAGACGCTGTACCTGCTGCCTGGCGCCCTGCTGCTGTCGACGTTTGCACCATGGTCGATCACGCCGCTGCTGATCGCCGGTGGCATGTTCCTGTGCATGGAAGGATTCGGCAAGGTAGCCGAACTGGTACGGCCGCCGCGCGCCGGGCAGCCGACGCAGGCTGCAGCACCCATCGAGCCGACCGACCCGCACGCACTGGAACAGGCGCGGGTGTCCGACGCCATCCGAACCGACTTCATTCTGTCTGCCGAGATCATGGCGATCACGCTGGCGACCGTTGGCGACACCTCGCTCGGCACCAAGGCCGCGGTGCTGTGCCTGGTCGGCCTGGGCGCCACGTTCGCCGTCTATGGCGCGGTGATGCTGATCGTCAAGGCAGACGACTTCGGGCTGGCACTGGCCCGCGGCCGCGAACCGTGGGCGACACCGGGTCGCCTGCTGGTGCGCGCCATGCCCGGCGTGTTGACGACCTTGAGCGTCGTGGGCATGCTCGCGATGTTGTGGGTAGGCGGCGGCATCATTCTGCACGCGCTGTCCGAGTACGGCCTGAAGGCGCCTGAGTACGGCATCAAGCAACTGGGCGTGGCGATCGGCGCGCTGTCTCCGATCGGTGGCGACCTGCTCGGCTGGCTGGTGGCTGCCACCTTGTCCGGCGTGGTCGGGTTGGCCATCGGTGGACTCACCCAGGCGCTCGTGCATCGGGTGGTGCAGCCCGCGATACAGCGGGTCAAGGCAGTTTGA
- a CDS encoding DUF1653 domain-containing protein yields the protein MPVDALPPLPPTPTGHYRHYKGNEYELVGVVRHSETLEALVLYRPLYNDSGLWVRPHAMFFGEVEVDGLRQPRFAFLGDQLPGRMPGASV from the coding sequence ATGCCAGTCGACGCGCTGCCGCCCCTGCCCCCCACGCCCACCGGCCACTACCGCCACTACAAGGGCAACGAGTACGAGCTCGTCGGCGTCGTTCGCCACAGCGAGACGCTCGAGGCGCTGGTGCTCTACCGGCCGCTCTACAACGACAGCGGGCTGTGGGTGCGTCCGCACGCCATGTTCTTCGGCGAAGTCGAGGTCGACGGCCTGCGCCAGCCCCGCTTCGCCTTCCTCGGCGATCAGCTGCCCGGCAGGATGCCCGGCGCCAGCGTGTAG